A single region of the Sulfitobacter geojensis genome encodes:
- a CDS encoding DUF2177 family protein has product MTLILLYISTFVIFLGLDYLGLTNIVKPVFDRHISALLLENFRIMPAFAFYAFYVGVLLWFVSWPAVTQDKSLFWVLGNAALIGAMGYGTYEFTNLAVMKDWTWDMVVTDLTWGTALTAVSATGGVYITRALL; this is encoded by the coding sequence ATGACCCTCATCCTGCTATATATTTCAACCTTCGTGATATTCCTCGGGCTTGATTACCTTGGCCTGACCAATATCGTAAAACCTGTTTTTGACCGCCATATCAGCGCGTTATTGTTGGAAAACTTCCGCATCATGCCGGCGTTCGCTTTCTACGCCTTTTATGTTGGGGTCTTGTTGTGGTTCGTGTCGTGGCCCGCCGTGACACAGGATAAGTCGCTGTTTTGGGTGCTGGGCAATGCTGCGTTGATCGGTGCGATGGGGTATGGCACCTATGAATTCACCAATCTGGCGGTGATGAAAGACTGGACGTGGGACATGGTGGTAACGGATTTGACCTGGGGCACAGCGCTGACCGCAGTGTCTGCAACCGGCGGCGTCTATATAACACGCGCCTTGCTTTAG
- a CDS encoding pseudouridine synthase — translation MNRVILLNKPFGVLSQFTDKGTEGSKRPTLSAYINEPGFYPAGRLDRDSEGLMVLTDNGALQARIAHPKYKRPKTYLVQVEGTPDAAGLDALRKGVILKDGKTAPAEITQIDTPEGLWQRDPPVRFRKTVPDAWLRITIREGRNRQVRRMTAHVGLPTLRLIRWQIGDWALNDLQPGAWRWASETGA, via the coding sequence ATGAACCGCGTCATCCTGTTGAATAAACCCTTCGGCGTCCTGTCACAATTCACCGACAAGGGCACCGAAGGATCAAAGCGCCCGACCCTGTCCGCCTATATCAACGAGCCCGGATTTTACCCCGCAGGCCGGCTGGACCGCGACAGTGAAGGGTTGATGGTATTGACGGACAACGGGGCCTTGCAGGCACGTATTGCCCATCCGAAATACAAACGTCCGAAAACCTATCTGGTTCAGGTCGAGGGCACGCCGGATGCGGCTGGTCTGGACGCGCTACGAAAGGGGGTGATCCTGAAAGATGGCAAAACCGCCCCTGCAGAGATCACCCAGATTGATACACCCGAAGGCTTGTGGCAACGGGACCCGCCTGTGCGGTTTCGAAAAACTGTGCCGGATGCATGGTTGCGCATCACGATCCGCGAAGGGCGCAACCGGCAGGTGCGACGGATGACCGCCCATGTCGGCCTGCCGACCCTGCGATTGATCCGCTGGCAAATCGGCGATTGGGCCTTGAACGATCTGCAACCGGGCGCTTGGCGATGGGCGTCGGAAACGGGTGCCTAA
- a CDS encoding penicillin acylase family protein: MALIFRWLIRLAATLVVLCVLTIATVYWLASRSLPDYTDDVTVRGLEAPVEIVRDNANVPHIFGESDADVFFGLGFAHAQDRMWQMIMLRRTAQGRLSEVFGSSTLDIDKLMRRLDLYPLSVQSAATLDAKTRAALEAYSAGVNARLNQINSEALGRGAPEMLLFNAPMAPWRPADSVAITKLLGVQLSGHLQAEVIRARTSLALPDEKRVRDILPDFPGSGVAALPEYASLFPDVSRHAANMPLDPHPLSPFKDLAFAGASNAWAAAPSRSASGGTLLANDPHLGFTAPSVWYLARLELQSGGVIGGTIPGMPVVLTGRSGALGWGLTSAYLDDQDVYIEEINPDNREQYRTPEGFKEFTTRASIITIKDEDPVTLTLRWTENGPVLPGTHYNLASITPPGHVTSVNWTVLTPRDTSLAAAMALMDAKSVEDGIKAAQTYIAPAQNLTLVDRENIAMKMIGAMPRRDAGHQSQGRMPSQGWVAANRWQGTLPYTANPEFIAPVGGILGNTNNKTVDRPFPNHVSFVWGDTQRVQRWQRLMQTRQVHTRDSFIEAQLDTVSFTARSLLPLIGAELWFTGEAAADGTAERQRQRALILLAGWSGEMNEHMPEPLIYAAWLRSLQERLIQDELGPLAAEFDHVQPLFIERVFRDVNGASVWCDVLQSARVEDCAEMARLALDDALLWINETWGPELESLRWGDAHQATHDHQVLGTVPVLRYFVNIRQSTSGGDHTLQRGLTKGSDPDPFNNVHGAGYRGVYDFADPDSSVFVSSTGQSGHFLSRHYDDLAQLWRRGEYIPMSLDADLARAASVGVTTLTPVSP, from the coding sequence ATGGCCCTGATCTTTCGCTGGCTTATCCGCCTTGCCGCCACCCTCGTGGTGCTTTGCGTGCTGACCATCGCTACGGTCTACTGGCTCGCTTCGCGATCCCTGCCAGATTACACCGATGATGTGACGGTGCGCGGTTTGGAGGCACCTGTCGAAATCGTGCGCGACAACGCCAATGTGCCCCATATCTTTGGCGAGTCGGATGCGGATGTGTTCTTTGGTCTTGGCTTTGCCCATGCGCAGGACCGCATGTGGCAGATGATCATGCTGCGCCGCACGGCGCAGGGGCGGCTAAGCGAAGTTTTCGGATCCTCCACGCTGGACATCGACAAGCTGATGCGCCGCTTGGACCTTTATCCGCTGTCAGTGCAATCCGCCGCCACGCTGGACGCGAAAACCCGCGCCGCCCTCGAAGCTTATTCTGCAGGTGTGAACGCGCGCCTGAACCAGATCAACTCCGAAGCCTTGGGGCGCGGTGCCCCTGAAATGCTGCTGTTTAATGCGCCGATGGCCCCCTGGCGTCCGGCAGATTCGGTTGCGATCACAAAACTGCTAGGGGTGCAGCTGTCGGGCCACCTTCAGGCCGAAGTCATCCGTGCCCGCACCTCTTTGGCCCTGCCGGATGAAAAGCGGGTGCGCGACATTCTGCCCGACTTTCCCGGATCGGGTGTGGCCGCCTTGCCCGAATACGCCAGCCTGTTTCCTGATGTGAGCCGGCATGCAGCCAATATGCCGCTCGATCCCCACCCGTTGTCCCCGTTCAAGGATTTGGCCTTTGCCGGTGCGTCCAATGCTTGGGCGGCCGCACCTTCGCGTTCCGCGTCCGGTGGCACCTTGCTGGCCAATGATCCGCATCTGGGCTTTACCGCCCCGTCGGTTTGGTATCTGGCGCGGCTTGAGTTGCAATCCGGTGGTGTGATTGGGGGCACAATTCCGGGCATGCCGGTTGTCTTGACAGGGCGCAGTGGCGCTTTGGGCTGGGGGCTGACCTCCGCTTATCTTGATGATCAGGATGTTTATATCGAAGAAATAAACCCCGATAATCGCGAACAATACCGCACACCGGAGGGGTTCAAGGAGTTTACCACCCGCGCATCGATCATCACCATTAAAGACGAAGATCCTGTAACGCTGACGCTGCGCTGGACGGAAAACGGGCCGGTGCTGCCCGGAACGCACTACAACCTCGCCAGCATCACCCCGCCGGGTCACGTTACATCTGTCAACTGGACGGTACTAACCCCGCGCGACACGTCGCTGGCAGCGGCAATGGCCCTGATGGATGCGAAATCCGTAGAAGACGGGATCAAGGCCGCGCAAACCTATATCGCACCGGCGCAGAACCTGACGCTGGTGGACCGCGAAAATATCGCAATGAAGATGATCGGTGCGATGCCGCGACGCGACGCAGGTCACCAAAGTCAGGGGCGCATGCCCTCGCAAGGTTGGGTCGCGGCGAACCGCTGGCAGGGCACCCTGCCCTATACGGCCAATCCGGAATTTATCGCACCAGTCGGCGGCATTCTGGGCAATACCAACAACAAAACCGTGGATCGCCCGTTTCCCAACCATGTCTCGTTTGTTTGGGGCGACACGCAGCGGGTGCAGCGCTGGCAACGGTTGATGCAAACGCGGCAGGTCCACACCCGCGACAGCTTTATCGAAGCACAGCTTGATACGGTCAGCTTTACCGCACGCTCGCTCCTGCCTCTGATTGGCGCAGAATTGTGGTTCACCGGTGAAGCCGCCGCTGACGGTACAGCCGAACGCCAGCGTCAGCGGGCCTTGATCCTGCTGGCGGGCTGGTCGGGTGAGATGAACGAACATATGCCCGAACCGCTGATCTATGCCGCGTGGCTGCGCAGCCTTCAGGAACGGTTGATACAGGACGAACTTGGCCCGCTGGCCGCTGAATTCGATCATGTGCAACCGCTGTTCATCGAACGTGTATTTCGCGATGTGAACGGCGCGAGCGTCTGGTGTGACGTATTGCAATCGGCCCGCGTCGAAGATTGCGCTGAGATGGCGCGGCTGGCGCTCGATGATGCGCTGCTTTGGATCAACGAGACGTGGGGCCCGGAACTGGAAAGCCTGCGCTGGGGAGATGCGCATCAGGCGACCCATGACCATCAGGTTTTGGGAACAGTGCCGGTGCTGCGCTATTTTGTGAACATCCGCCAATCGACATCGGGTGGGGATCATACTTTGCAACGCGGGTTGACCAAAGGCAGCGATCCTGACCCTTTCAACAACGTTCACGGCGCAGGCTACCGTGGAGTTTACGATTTTGCCGATCCGGATTCGTCGGTTTTTGTCAGCTCAACCGGCCAATCCGGCCATTTTCTGTCGCGCCATTATGATGATCTGGCGCAACTGTGGCGGCGCGGCGAATATATCCCGATGTCGCTGGATGCGGACCTTGCACGGGCAGCATCGGTGGGGGTGACAACACTGACCCCCGTATCACCATGA
- a CDS encoding YSC84-related protein — MSNPIYARRAFTFGALAAGAALAACGNGVGGYGSQTIDARVSATLDEMYRSYPNTLQLAQKANGMLVMPLVTEAGLGLGGAYGRGALLINDTTVDYYSVAKASGGLQIGAQQYAHVLFFMTEDALMGFRRSPGWAAGADLEYVISDRGDSVEAATTTALAPVLAAVFGRAGLRVGATLEGTKYTRIIP, encoded by the coding sequence ATGAGCAATCCGATTTATGCGCGGCGCGCCTTTACCTTTGGCGCATTGGCGGCTGGTGCTGCACTGGCTGCATGCGGCAACGGTGTGGGCGGATATGGTTCGCAAACCATCGACGCACGTGTCAGCGCCACGCTGGACGAAATGTACCGCAGCTACCCCAACACTTTGCAACTGGCGCAGAAAGCCAACGGCATGCTGGTTATGCCATTGGTCACCGAAGCGGGCCTTGGTCTGGGCGGTGCTTACGGGCGCGGTGCCTTGCTGATCAATGACACAACGGTAGATTACTATTCCGTCGCCAAAGCCTCCGGTGGTTTGCAAATCGGCGCACAGCAATATGCCCATGTGCTGTTCTTCATGACCGAGGACGCGCTGATGGGCTTTCGCCGTTCGCCGGGTTGGGCGGCAGGCGCCGACCTTGAATATGTGATCTCCGATCGCGGTGACTCGGTCGAGGCGGCGACAACAACCGCACTCGCCCCCGTGCTCGCCGCGGTCTTCGGGCGCGCCGGCCTGCGGGTTGGCGCGACGCTGGAAGGCACAAAATACACCCGCATCATCCCCTGA